One window of Candidatus Nitrospira kreftii genomic DNA carries:
- a CDS encoding Bacterioferritin, with protein MKAKEGVLEHLNGILKAELTAVHQYLLHAALCKHWGYDRLHEYYSHLANEEVQHSSGLIDHVLYLDGTPDVEHLDAVAQGRDVGALFQVDLEFEREDVELLRKAITHCANVGDFTTRHLLEHMVEDSEEHVDWFETQLRTIGQVGLERYLSEQIKK; from the coding sequence ATGAAAGCCAAAGAGGGCGTGCTTGAGCATCTCAATGGGATATTGAAAGCGGAGCTGACAGCCGTGCACCAGTACTTATTGCATGCGGCGCTGTGCAAGCATTGGGGGTATGACCGGCTGCATGAGTACTACAGCCATTTGGCGAATGAAGAAGTACAGCACTCGTCGGGCCTCATCGACCACGTCTTATACCTGGATGGAACGCCGGACGTTGAGCATCTCGATGCGGTGGCGCAGGGACGGGATGTAGGAGCTCTGTTTCAAGTGGATCTGGAATTTGAACGCGAGGATGTTGAATTGCTCAGAAAAGCCATTACCCACTGCGCCAATGTCGGTGATTTCACGACTCGTCATCTGCTGGAACACATGGTCGAGGATTCAGAAGAGCACGTGGACTGGTTCGAAACTCAACTTCGGACCATCGGTCAAGTTGGCTTGGAGCGCTATCTTTCGGAGCAGATCAAGAAGTAA
- a CDS encoding bacterioferritin, iron storage and detoxification protein — protein sequence MKAKDGVINILNKILTADLTAINQYFVHAKMCENWGYERLQHKVRERSIDEMKDADELIGHVLYLEGVPNVQRMNTVQVGETVAEQLKLDLKAEQEMLGLLNEGIVHCAKVTDFTTRHMLEDMAKDVDEHIDWIETQLETIKQVGLENYLAEQIKKES from the coding sequence ATGAAAGCGAAAGACGGGGTTATCAACATCTTAAATAAGATTTTGACGGCGGATTTGACGGCCATAAATCAGTACTTTGTCCATGCGAAGATGTGCGAGAACTGGGGATACGAAAGGCTCCAGCATAAAGTGCGAGAACGAAGCATCGATGAGATGAAAGATGCCGATGAGCTCATTGGCCATGTTCTTTATTTGGAAGGTGTGCCTAACGTGCAGCGGATGAACACCGTTCAGGTCGGTGAGACAGTCGCGGAGCAGCTGAAGTTGGACCTGAAAGCGGAGCAAGAAATGCTGGGATTGCTCAACGAGGGAATCGTCCACTGTGCCAAGGTGACCGATTTTACGACTCGACACATGCTCGAAGATATGGCGAAGGATGTCGACGAACACATTGATTGGATCGAAACTCAACTGGAAACGATCAAGCAGGTCGGACTGGAGAACTATCTCGCTGAACAGATCAAGAAAGAATCGTGA
- a CDS encoding hypothetical protein (conserved exported protein of unknown function, putative AmoE), with product MIIRTRFISAPLLLLALSVALSPNPVSAHGNVTIEEDPCVRKIGGSMVHFSAYQPQIEPKAQYCTEIPDVGDTFLVVDLVDPSLRTLPVGVKIIRGVNEDDQDETQTVAYWKPMSHPDGVVRGEAKLDKGLYKLIITAEGLSPSAYLLRVQQVDYSRLGRSALGPLALLLVLGIVGYELSKSGRFRNWWAARRRS from the coding sequence ATGATTATTCGGACTCGATTTATAAGTGCACCCTTGCTTCTACTTGCGCTGTCCGTGGCGTTGAGCCCAAACCCGGTTTCTGCTCATGGAAATGTGACCATTGAAGAAGATCCCTGCGTGCGCAAGATTGGCGGAAGCATGGTGCATTTCAGCGCCTACCAACCTCAGATCGAACCGAAAGCTCAATACTGCACGGAAATCCCGGATGTCGGTGACACCTTCTTAGTAGTCGACCTTGTCGATCCAAGCCTACGCACTCTCCCGGTGGGCGTGAAGATCATTCGAGGGGTGAATGAGGACGACCAGGACGAAACCCAAACCGTCGCGTATTGGAAACCGATGTCTCACCCTGATGGGGTAGTCAGAGGTGAAGCCAAGCTGGATAAGGGGCTATACAAGCTGATCATCACGGCAGAAGGGCTGAGCCCTTCCGCCTACCTGCTGCGGGTGCAACAGGTTGACTATTCGAGACTCGGACGGTCCGCTTTAGGCCCATTGGCATTGCTGCTGGTCCTCGGAATAGTCGGGTATGAGCTCTCAAAATCGGGGCGATTCCGGAATTGGTGGGCTGCTCGTCGTCGATCGTAG
- a CDS encoding hypothetical protein (conserved exported protein of unknown function, putative AmoD1) — MRLVVRLKLMVGFAVLTMGAFLSSQVYAHGGLSMAEDMCKLTVGPYMMHFSGYQPESTQEKQFCEDIPATGQTIVVLDYIEQELRSLPAEVRIIRDTGAEDNLEAETVFHLPAKVYPNGSIDFRYTFDKPGKFVGLVSVGEKMEHVSRFPFSVGEPKVFSKFLNIYMVPVAAVVIVGAIVFFMRDRKPSQAASS; from the coding sequence ATGCGACTTGTTGTACGCCTGAAGCTGATGGTTGGATTTGCGGTACTCACTATGGGGGCATTCTTGTCTTCCCAGGTCTATGCACATGGTGGGTTATCCATGGCAGAGGATATGTGCAAGCTCACGGTTGGCCCCTATATGATGCACTTCAGTGGTTATCAACCGGAAAGCACGCAAGAAAAGCAATTCTGTGAAGATATTCCGGCAACCGGCCAAACAATCGTGGTTCTGGATTACATCGAACAAGAGCTCCGATCCTTGCCCGCTGAAGTGCGGATTATCAGAGACACAGGAGCCGAGGACAATCTTGAGGCCGAGACAGTATTTCACCTCCCCGCCAAAGTGTATCCCAACGGGTCGATTGACTTCAGATACACCTTTGACAAACCTGGAAAGTTTGTCGGCCTAGTGAGCGTCGGCGAAAAAATGGAGCACGTCTCCCGGTTTCCATTCTCGGTAGGTGAGCCAAAAGTCTTTTCCAAATTCTTGAATATCTATATGGTTCCAGTCGCGGCGGTTGTCATCGTAGGAGCGATTGTCTTTTTCATGCGCGATCGTAAACCGTCGCAAGCCGCGAGTTCCTAG
- a CDS encoding hypothetical protein (conserved exported protein of unknown function, putative AmoD), with the protein MFRYGLIRALACSVFLLVFAPFPALAQHGHELASDTCVLHIGPYKMYFASYLPDTFYDRKFCQELPGVGNAVLVLDYVEHEIRSLPVEVRIVQDTGSEDNLDAITITHLPTKVYPTGSISVKHNFENPGKFVGLVSIGDNHEHVTRFSFSVGQQGVMSHLTHYIMVIVPVMVGLAVAVFFVIRDRRKPTQVTRVVGS; encoded by the coding sequence ATGTTCCGTTACGGTTTGATTCGCGCCTTAGCGTGCAGTGTGTTTCTGCTGGTCTTCGCGCCGTTCCCAGCACTAGCTCAGCATGGACACGAATTGGCAAGCGATACGTGTGTCCTCCACATCGGACCGTATAAGATGTACTTTGCCAGCTACCTACCGGACACTTTCTATGACCGAAAATTTTGCCAGGAACTTCCTGGAGTTGGAAATGCGGTCCTGGTGCTTGATTATGTCGAGCATGAGATTCGGTCTCTCCCGGTCGAAGTACGCATCGTTCAAGATACCGGGTCTGAGGACAATCTCGACGCCATAACCATCACCCACCTCCCGACCAAGGTCTATCCTACCGGATCTATCAGCGTGAAACACAACTTCGAGAATCCCGGTAAGTTCGTTGGACTGGTTTCGATAGGCGACAATCACGAACACGTCACACGCTTTTCCTTCTCGGTCGGCCAACAGGGAGTCATGTCGCATCTCACACACTACATTATGGTCATAGTGCCTGTGATGGTGGGCCTCGCTGTTGCCGTGTTCTTCGTCATTCGGGATCGTCGTAAGCCTACGCAAGTCACCCGTGTTGTAGGCAGCTGA
- a CDS encoding putative Copper transport protein CopC — protein MIGSLNIHSFARFFLVSVFALGLPVASAFAHSQLVKAEPPRRAVLTKSPTQVRLWFNENIEGDYASLVILDDKKQPISDERPTLAPDDPKSIVLSVPELAPGKYSVKFRVLSVDGHVVESSYDFSIKGGAQEK, from the coding sequence ATGATTGGCTCACTTAACATTCATTCGTTTGCACGCTTTTTCTTGGTGTCCGTATTTGCCTTAGGATTACCCGTCGCCTCAGCCTTTGCACATTCTCAGCTGGTCAAGGCAGAACCACCACGCCGAGCCGTCCTCACTAAGTCTCCGACTCAAGTCCGCTTGTGGTTCAATGAGAATATCGAGGGAGACTACGCATCGCTGGTGATCCTCGATGACAAGAAACAGCCGATCAGCGATGAACGACCCACCCTCGCCCCGGATGATCCCAAATCCATCGTCCTCTCCGTACCGGAACTCGCACCCGGCAAGTATTCCGTCAAATTTCGTGTCCTCTCAGTCGATGGCCATGTCGTCGAATCTTCTTACGACTTCAGCATAAAGGGCGGCGCTCAAGAAAAATGA
- a CDS encoding putative copper resistance protein D, giving the protein MIEAVGSLFGFLQLASNMMLLGGCVFLAIAEERLTAVEQPWAARLKSTFPWLALLLLIGLFGLLATTTAQATGIGGNALSPQAWLEFLQKTRVGFIWTLRATSALAVLAIVLYVRVSPSARWRYVVCASVSSLTIAFGALSSHSAAEEHALVGTLSYALHLVAASVWFGGLPGVVLVASSPNTRTGTAEERSYAGRMLSRFSALALPIMIVIVVSGIVVANRMIDTNYAGLVATTYGWLLIIKLTLLALILSIASKAKSVWVPSLTQTPEKAAIGGQKLRTWVGVEFILAIILVIVATLLANAIPAKHDVIDNWPYPFRFSIDATWDDWLVRTLVGIGIVFLILTGLTHSLGRKKQWPTLWRIAVPAVLGILGLGATFYPIAVQSYPETYRKTPVPFDAISIANGVDLFAANCVPCHGPQAKGNGVLAKTLPKQPVDLLTEPHTAMHTAGDFFHWLTYGRFNGVMPAFGDKFSEEERWDLLNFLHANARGYQSRIIAPRILPHQPFMATPNFSYTAHDGSSGTLKDYRGKQGLLLVLFSWPESQERLEQLRKAAASITESGTAILAVPMTDLTSKPLTLAMQEMPFPVVTQGAQEISSSYALFRRTISIPDLFGEGTRPKHLEFLFDRFGYLRARWIPAGDGPGWADIDLLVQQITQLEQESEILPPPGDHVH; this is encoded by the coding sequence ATGATCGAGGCCGTTGGCTCGCTCTTTGGCTTTCTGCAACTAGCGTCCAACATGATGCTACTGGGCGGGTGTGTTTTCTTGGCGATCGCTGAGGAAAGACTTACTGCCGTCGAGCAACCATGGGCAGCTCGCCTCAAATCGACATTTCCCTGGCTGGCGCTCCTCCTTCTGATAGGGCTCTTCGGTCTTTTAGCGACGACGACTGCGCAAGCAACCGGGATTGGCGGAAATGCCTTGAGCCCACAAGCCTGGTTGGAGTTTTTGCAAAAGACTCGCGTCGGATTTATTTGGACCCTCCGAGCGACCAGTGCGCTCGCCGTCTTGGCAATCGTCTTGTACGTTCGAGTCTCGCCCTCGGCGCGGTGGCGCTATGTGGTGTGCGCATCGGTATCTTCGTTGACTATCGCTTTCGGAGCACTCTCCAGTCACTCGGCTGCAGAGGAACACGCGTTGGTAGGCACATTGTCCTACGCCTTGCATCTGGTTGCAGCGAGCGTCTGGTTCGGCGGTCTCCCTGGGGTTGTTCTTGTGGCCTCCTCCCCGAACACCAGGACCGGAACGGCTGAAGAACGAAGCTATGCCGGGAGAATGTTGAGCCGCTTTTCAGCACTGGCTTTGCCCATAATGATCGTCATCGTCGTATCGGGCATCGTCGTGGCCAATCGCATGATCGACACAAATTATGCCGGCCTGGTGGCCACCACCTATGGTTGGCTGCTCATCATAAAGCTGACCCTGCTTGCCCTCATTCTTTCAATCGCTTCGAAGGCGAAATCCGTGTGGGTACCATCGCTCACACAGACCCCTGAAAAAGCGGCAATCGGGGGACAGAAGCTCCGAACATGGGTGGGTGTCGAGTTTATTCTCGCTATTATCCTCGTCATCGTCGCGACTTTGTTAGCCAACGCGATACCAGCCAAGCATGACGTCATCGATAACTGGCCTTACCCATTCCGGTTCTCGATCGACGCAACATGGGACGACTGGCTTGTGAGGACTCTTGTAGGGATCGGTATCGTATTCTTGATCCTAACCGGCTTGACACACTCCCTCGGTCGCAAGAAACAATGGCCAACTTTATGGCGCATCGCGGTACCGGCAGTGTTAGGAATCTTGGGGCTTGGCGCGACCTTCTACCCTATCGCTGTGCAATCATACCCAGAAACGTACCGTAAAACCCCGGTTCCGTTCGATGCGATTTCCATTGCAAACGGTGTCGACCTTTTCGCGGCAAATTGTGTTCCTTGTCATGGGCCGCAAGCTAAGGGGAATGGCGTGCTTGCCAAAACCTTGCCCAAACAGCCGGTCGACCTGTTGACGGAGCCCCATACGGCCATGCACACAGCCGGCGACTTCTTTCACTGGTTGACATACGGTCGGTTCAACGGAGTCATGCCGGCTTTCGGCGACAAATTTTCAGAAGAGGAGCGCTGGGACTTGCTGAATTTCCTCCATGCCAATGCGCGGGGATATCAATCAAGAATCATTGCCCCACGTATTTTGCCCCATCAACCTTTCATGGCCACTCCAAACTTTTCCTATACTGCACATGATGGTTCAAGCGGCACACTGAAAGATTACCGAGGGAAACAAGGCTTACTTCTGGTTCTCTTCTCATGGCCGGAATCACAGGAACGGCTCGAGCAACTTCGGAAGGCTGCCGCCTCGATCACCGAAAGCGGCACGGCAATCCTAGCCGTCCCCATGACCGATCTCACTTCGAAACCCCTGACTCTAGCCATGCAAGAGATGCCGTTCCCTGTCGTCACACAGGGCGCCCAAGAGATTTCCAGTAGTTATGCGCTCTTCAGGCGAACCATTTCGATTCCTGACCTTTTCGGCGAGGGCACACGCCCAAAACACTTGGAATTCCTCTTTGATCGTTTTGGCTACCTACGTGCGCGGTGGATCCCTGCTGGGGACGGGCCCGGGTGGGCGGATATTGATCTCCTAGTACAACAGATCACTCAACTTGAGCAGGAATCGGAAATTCTACCCCCACCAGGAGATCACGTGCATTGA
- a CDS encoding Ammonia monooxygenase, subunit C, protein MAADSSGRGYDISQWYDSKPVKIGWFAMLAIGVFWVLYQRAFGYSHGLDSMTPEFDSVWMGLWRFNILANAAFFAVTIGWIWVTRDRNLTNLDPKLELKRYFYWMGWLVCYIWGVYYAGSYTLEQDAAWHQVIIRDTSFTASHIVAFYGTFPLYITCGVASYLYAQTRLPLYSQATSFALVAAVVGPMFILPNVGLNEWGHAFWFVDELFSAPLHWGFVTLGWCGLFGAAGGVAAQIVSRMSNLADVIWNNAPKSILDPFPSQVGSGAKSGY, encoded by the coding sequence ATGGCAGCTGACAGTTCTGGGCGCGGGTATGACATTTCGCAGTGGTATGACTCGAAGCCGGTGAAGATCGGCTGGTTTGCAATGCTGGCGATCGGCGTCTTTTGGGTGCTGTATCAGCGGGCGTTTGGGTATTCCCACGGGTTGGACTCCATGACCCCTGAGTTTGACTCCGTCTGGATGGGACTGTGGCGGTTTAACATTCTGGCCAATGCGGCGTTCTTTGCCGTGACCATCGGCTGGATCTGGGTGACGCGGGATCGGAACCTGACGAACCTGGACCCGAAACTCGAGCTGAAGCGGTACTTCTACTGGATGGGCTGGCTGGTGTGCTACATCTGGGGCGTGTACTACGCGGGCAGCTACACCCTGGAGCAGGATGCGGCGTGGCACCAGGTGATCATCCGGGATACGAGCTTCACGGCGAGCCACATCGTGGCGTTCTACGGGACCTTCCCGTTGTACATCACGTGCGGCGTGGCGAGCTATCTGTATGCGCAGACGCGGTTGCCGCTGTATAGCCAAGCGACGTCGTTTGCGTTGGTGGCGGCGGTGGTGGGGCCGATGTTCATTCTGCCGAACGTGGGGTTGAATGAGTGGGGCCATGCGTTCTGGTTTGTCGATGAGCTGTTCTCGGCGCCGTTGCACTGGGGCTTTGTGACGTTGGGCTGGTGCGGGTTGTTCGGGGCGGCCGGCGGGGTGGCGGCCCAGATAGTGAGCCGCATGTCGAACCTCGCGGACGTGATCTGGAACAATGCGCCCAAGAGCATCCTGGATCCGTTTCCCAGCCAGGTGGGCTCAGGCGCCAAGTCCGGCTACTAG
- a CDS encoding Ammonia monooxygenase alpha subunit translates to MFRTDEIIKAAKLPPEGVAMSRHIDYIYFIPILFVTIVGTFHMHFDLLAGDWDFWIDWKDRQWWPIVTPITAITFCAALQYYNWVNYRQPFGATICILALLAGKWVTIWAAWWWWSNYPVNFVMPSTLLPSAIVLDCILLLTRNWTLTAVIGAWLFAILFYPTNWAIFAYSHTPLVVDGTLLSWADYMGFAYIRTGTPEYIRMIEVGSLRTFGGHSTMISSFFAAFASSLMYILWWQFGKFFCTSYFYLTDDRQKTTKVYDVFAYATLAHGDKAKLSGGKA, encoded by the coding sequence ATGTTTAGAACCGATGAGATCATTAAGGCCGCGAAATTGCCGCCTGAAGGCGTCGCAATGTCCAGGCACATCGACTACATTTACTTTATTCCGATCTTGTTTGTCACAATCGTCGGAACGTTCCACATGCACTTCGATCTCCTCGCAGGAGACTGGGATTTCTGGATTGACTGGAAGGACCGTCAGTGGTGGCCGATTGTAACCCCAATTACAGCGATTACGTTCTGCGCTGCGCTCCAGTACTACAACTGGGTGAACTATAGACAGCCATTCGGAGCGACCATCTGCATTCTGGCGCTTCTTGCCGGGAAGTGGGTAACCATCTGGGCTGCTTGGTGGTGGTGGTCCAACTACCCCGTCAACTTTGTCATGCCATCTACCTTACTTCCGAGTGCAATCGTATTGGACTGCATACTGTTGCTGACCAGAAACTGGACGCTAACAGCAGTCATCGGAGCCTGGCTGTTTGCTATTCTGTTTTATCCGACTAACTGGGCCATTTTTGCCTATAGCCATACCCCGCTCGTCGTGGATGGCACGCTGCTCTCATGGGCAGACTATATGGGCTTCGCATATATTCGTACCGGTACCCCAGAATACATCCGAATGATTGAGGTTGGCTCGCTGCGCACCTTCGGTGGTCACAGCACCATGATTTCCTCCTTCTTTGCCGCATTCGCATCATCGTTGATGTACATCCTCTGGTGGCAGTTCGGAAAGTTCTTCTGCACTTCCTACTTCTACCTGACGGACGACAGGCAAAAGACGACAAAAGTGTACGATGTGTTCGCCTACGCGACACTCGCACATGGCGATAAGGCAAAACTCTCTGGGGGGAAAGCATGA
- a CDS encoding Ammonia monooxygenase beta subunit — MNAKHLFKHFVIGFCGVATLALTPVLDTTPAFAHGERSQEPFLRMRTVNWYDTQWVGKSTAINEVTELRGKFHLSEDWPRAVVKPIRTFINVGSPSSVFLRLSSKVNGTPMFVSGPMEIGRDYEYVVTLKARLPGHHHIHPMFAVKDAGPIAGPGGWMDITGNYADFTNPIKTLTGETFDSETMGTATGIMWHLFWAAVAILWVGWYMIRPMYLVRARVLAAYGDEILLDPIDRKFGAAMLVFVLVVVTVGYLAADARHPVSVPLQAGEAKIKPLPIKPNPFVVEVTHAEYDVPGRALRMTLHATNNGTEPVTIGEFTTAGIRFTNAAGAAKLDPNYPAELVAAAGLTMDKEAAILPGQTVDVNVESKDVLWEVQRLVDILHDPDQRFAGLLMSYTDSGERLINPIWAPVLPVFTRLGA, encoded by the coding sequence ATGAACGCTAAACACCTCTTCAAACACTTCGTAATAGGATTCTGCGGAGTGGCAACACTGGCCCTGACGCCTGTGCTTGACACCACACCTGCTTTCGCTCACGGAGAGCGTTCGCAGGAACCATTCCTCCGGATGCGTACGGTAAATTGGTACGATACGCAATGGGTTGGGAAATCAACCGCAATCAATGAGGTAACTGAGCTGAGAGGCAAGTTCCATTTGTCAGAGGACTGGCCTCGGGCGGTTGTGAAACCTATCCGCACTTTCATCAACGTCGGTTCTCCAAGTTCTGTTTTCCTGCGTCTGAGCTCGAAAGTGAACGGAACACCGATGTTTGTCTCCGGTCCAATGGAAATCGGTCGTGACTACGAATACGTCGTCACACTAAAGGCCAGACTCCCCGGCCATCATCACATCCACCCCATGTTCGCGGTTAAGGATGCAGGTCCAATCGCCGGGCCCGGTGGATGGATGGACATCACCGGTAATTACGCGGACTTTACCAATCCGATTAAGACGCTGACCGGTGAAACATTTGACTCTGAAACAATGGGCACGGCCACTGGCATCATGTGGCACCTGTTCTGGGCAGCTGTGGCTATTCTTTGGGTAGGGTGGTACATGATTCGCCCCATGTACTTGGTCAGAGCTCGTGTCCTTGCAGCCTATGGAGACGAGATTCTGCTTGACCCGATCGATCGGAAGTTCGGAGCAGCGATGTTGGTCTTCGTGCTGGTTGTGGTCACTGTCGGGTATTTGGCCGCAGATGCGCGGCACCCTGTCTCAGTACCTCTCCAGGCCGGTGAGGCCAAGATCAAGCCGCTACCGATCAAGCCGAATCCGTTCGTGGTAGAGGTGACCCATGCTGAGTACGATGTACCTGGCCGTGCGCTTCGCATGACTCTCCATGCAACCAATAACGGCACAGAGCCGGTAACGATTGGGGAGTTCACAACGGCTGGTATTCGGTTTACTAACGCAGCCGGGGCAGCTAAACTTGATCCTAATTATCCAGCCGAGCTCGTGGCTGCTGCTGGCTTGACGATGGACAAGGAAGCGGCGATCCTGCCAGGACAGACGGTTGACGTCAACGTTGAATCGAAGGATGTTCTGTGGGAGGTGCAGCGGTTGGTGGATATTCTCCACGATCCGGATCAGCGCTTCGCAGGATTGTTGATGTCCTATACTGATTCAGGTGAACGACTCATCAATCCGATCTGGGCACCTGTTCTCCCGGTATTTACACGTCTGGGAGCCTAG
- a CDS encoding hypothetical protein (conserved membrane protein of unknown function): MDLMGAPSHTSSSASWLSAVERTALRHFPNAENGVGHRTRDYLIAALTFLCVGISSFFEISASADRQQLLGGLAWLFLACLLFGETRETKVQVAIAVIFATVGEHFASIYMGGYTYRFENVPAYVPPGHGMVYLTAVALARSGLFVSHPKKIALFVIGVWGTWSLWGISGYPDRGDAVGALLFGIFLVWLIIGRSPMVYVAAFFITTWLELLGTAVGAWHWAAIDPLLGWPQGNPPSGVGAWYCLVDAVAIGGAGPALRAGQRLYVRFRFSPV; this comes from the coding sequence ATGGACCTGATGGGTGCCCCTTCTCACACATCTTCTTCTGCATCTTGGCTTAGTGCTGTTGAGCGAACTGCACTCCGCCACTTTCCGAATGCTGAAAACGGCGTCGGACACAGGACCCGCGATTACCTCATAGCTGCATTGACCTTCTTATGCGTTGGCATTAGTTCATTTTTTGAAATCAGTGCCTCGGCTGACCGGCAACAACTTTTAGGAGGGCTTGCTTGGCTCTTTCTCGCTTGCCTCTTGTTCGGAGAGACCAGAGAAACGAAAGTTCAAGTAGCCATCGCAGTCATATTTGCGACCGTCGGTGAACATTTTGCCTCTATCTATATGGGAGGGTACACCTATCGCTTTGAAAATGTTCCTGCCTATGTCCCTCCAGGACATGGAATGGTGTATCTCACCGCCGTTGCCCTCGCAAGGTCAGGCCTATTTGTGAGTCATCCAAAGAAGATCGCACTGTTCGTCATCGGAGTTTGGGGCACATGGTCTCTTTGGGGAATCAGTGGGTACCCGGATCGTGGAGATGCCGTGGGGGCATTACTCTTTGGTATATTTTTAGTCTGGCTGATCATTGGCCGTTCACCGATGGTCTACGTGGCTGCCTTTTTTATTACAACTTGGCTTGAGTTACTCGGAACAGCTGTGGGTGCCTGGCACTGGGCAGCCATCGACCCCCTTCTTGGCTGGCCGCAGGGTAACCCGCCGAGTGGTGTCGGAGCCTGGTATTGTCTGGTTGATGCTGTTGCTATCGGTGGTGCTGGTCCTGCCTTGCGAGCAGGACAACGTTTGTATGTCAGATTTCGGTTCAGTCCAGTTTAA
- a CDS encoding hypothetical protein (conserved protein of unknown function), with product MNTKSLGHIVSLQVGLPRVVAVNDTGTFSGQTWTTGFFKLPITNPVWLGKLNLYGDAQADLENHGGLDKAVNVYPIEHYAYWRRTLPLKDLPSGAFGENFTTHGLLENEVCIGDTFEVGDALVQVSQPRQPCWKLARRWGVKDLAIQFQETGRTGWYLRVLREGCVKAEDQLVLVDRPYPQWTIAAANLIMHHQKKDIGAARELSNCPTLSSRWRVKLTRRSTEIGLEENNSARLYGPHEEPTK from the coding sequence TTGAATACTAAATCTTTAGGGCACATTGTATCTCTTCAGGTTGGTCTCCCACGCGTCGTCGCAGTCAATGATACCGGGACTTTCTCTGGTCAGACGTGGACTACAGGCTTCTTCAAACTACCGATTACCAATCCAGTTTGGCTTGGCAAACTCAATCTATACGGAGACGCACAAGCAGACCTTGAGAATCATGGTGGGCTGGACAAAGCCGTCAATGTCTACCCCATCGAACACTATGCCTATTGGAGGCGAACCCTACCTCTGAAAGACCTTCCATCCGGAGCATTCGGCGAAAATTTCACGACGCATGGTCTGTTAGAAAATGAGGTATGTATCGGGGATACGTTTGAGGTCGGTGATGCGCTCGTTCAAGTCTCACAACCTCGGCAGCCCTGCTGGAAGCTTGCTCGTCGATGGGGTGTAAAAGACCTGGCTATTCAGTTCCAGGAAACTGGTCGTACTGGCTGGTACTTGCGCGTTCTGCGTGAAGGTTGCGTCAAAGCCGAAGACCAATTGGTACTTGTCGACCGTCCATATCCACAATGGACAATCGCAGCGGCCAATCTCATTATGCACCATCAGAAGAAGGATATAGGGGCGGCTCGTGAGCTTTCGAACTGCCCCACGCTTTCATCTCGATGGCGGGTAAAACTCACCAGGCGCAGCACAGAGATTGGATTGGAAGAGAACAACTCAGCTCGTCTCTATGGACCACATGAAGAACCGACTAAATAA
- a CDS encoding Tetraheme cytochrome c-type codes for MAKIGTLAVGAALGIGLITVVFGGEAAISRTEFCISCHSEIYPYEELKKSSHWGALGMDPGCKDCHVPQGLSNFHKAVYTHVVDGVPFLIKEFTTDYSTVEKFNEHRPEAAYRARIKLKEWDSLTCRECHKNTKPPGASAKAAHAKMQSEGATCIDCHQNLVHKKVPENDLNASLAQGRPVLKEVKKKSGDDDEDDDD; via the coding sequence ATGGCGAAAATAGGGACACTAGCCGTTGGTGCAGCCCTTGGAATCGGGCTCATTACCGTTGTTTTTGGCGGTGAAGCAGCGATTTCAAGAACAGAATTCTGTATAAGTTGTCATTCTGAGATTTACCCTTATGAAGAGTTAAAAAAGTCTTCGCATTGGGGTGCGCTTGGTATGGATCCTGGTTGTAAGGATTGCCATGTTCCACAAGGATTATCCAACTTCCACAAAGCTGTTTATACGCACGTGGTAGACGGAGTGCCTTTTCTCATTAAAGAATTTACTACCGACTATTCAACCGTTGAAAAGTTCAATGAGCATCGGCCTGAGGCCGCCTATAGAGCTCGGATCAAACTTAAAGAGTGGGACAGCCTCACCTGTCGGGAATGTCACAAGAATACCAAGCCGCCGGGGGCTTCAGCGAAAGCCGCCCATGCAAAGATGCAGAGCGAAGGCGCAACCTGTATCGATTGCCATCAAAATCTGGTCCATAAGAAAGTTCCGGAAAATGACCTCAACGCGAGTCTCGCTCAAGGACGTCCGGTTTTGAAAGAAGTCAAAAAGAAATCGGGCGATGATGATGAGGATGATGACGATTAA